Proteins from a genomic interval of Diospyros lotus cultivar Yz01 chromosome 6, ASM1463336v1, whole genome shotgun sequence:
- the LOC127803801 gene encoding nucleobase-ascorbate transporter 11 isoform X2: MEGGSRSEAPERRNTQKGQKLGSVLPGLEPFVPRKGHDPKELRSWAKRTGFVSDLSGESHASVSQRAQKDNTGSSELDLEKGLEKHGSSSPKIEIDPVLGRTRHRGIEIEPVLGAGRGAGRNGNGGDLGIKDGRVRGENQRRNGAEFSLGARDEESRVGLNGNGVVNGAGQRAPAAEPMKDDRNVESEEGIDDAYQDGGEPGPGGWSPGMKLGLRDNPGVVPLMYYGLQHYLSLAGSLIFIPLVIVPAMGGTDKDTATVISTMLLVSGITTILHLYFGTRLPLVQGSSFVYLAPLLVIVNSEEIRNLTEHKFRHIMRELQGAIIIGSIFQSFLGFSGLMSLLVRLVNPVVVAPTVAAVGLAFFSYGFPQAGSCVEISLPQILLVLIFTLVPLSVILIWAYAFFLTAGGAYNYKGCSPDIPSSNILIDACRRHAYTMKHCRTDVSNAWRTAAWVRVPYPLQWGIPVFRLRTSLMMIMVSLVASVDSVGTYHITSVRINSKPPTLGVVSRGVGMEGFCSALAGLWGTGSGSTTLTENVHTINVTKIASRRAVEIGAVFLIFFSFIGKVGAILASIPQALAAAVLCFIWALIVALGLSNLHYCQTGSFRNMTIVGVSLFLGLSIPAYFQQYQPDSSLILPSYFVPFATASHGPFHSGSEQFDFAVNGLLSLNMVVTLLVALLLDNTVPGSRQERGTYIWSGPEDMTMDPLSLSDYHLPEKVARFFHCPKCLS; the protein is encoded by the exons ATGGAAGGTGGGTCGAGATCAGAAGCCCCGGAGAGGAGGAATACACAAAAGGGTCAGAAGCTCGGTTCGGTGCTTCCGGGGCTAGAACCGTTTGTACCAAGAAAAGGCCACGATCCGAAGGAGCTGAGATCTTGGGCGAAGAGGACAGGATTTGTGTCTGATCTATCCGGAGAGAGCCATGCTAGTGTGAGCCAGAGGGCCCAGAAAGACAATACCGGGAGTTCTGAGCTTGATTTGGAGAAGGGTCTGGAGAAGCATGGGTCATCCTCGCCGAAGATCGAAATTGATCCAGTTCTGGGGCGGACCAGGCATAGGGGGATTGAAATTGAACCAGTTTTGGGGGCCGGGCGCGGGGCGGGCAGGAATGGGAATGGTGGGGATTTGGGGATTAAAGATGGGAGAGTGAGAGGTGAGAATCAGAGGAGAAATGGGGCCGAATTCAGTTTGGGGGCTAGAGATGAAGAGAGCAGGGTTGGCCTGAATGGGAATGGGGTTGTAAACGGGGCCGGACAGCGAGCTCCGGCTGCTGAGCCAATGAAGGATGACAGAAATGTGGAAAGCGAAGAGGGGATTGATGATGCGTACCAGGATGGTGGAGAGCCTGGTCCTGGAGGGTGGAGTCCTGGAATGAAGCTTGGGCTGAGAGACAATCCTGGAGTGG TACCACTTATGTATTACGGTTTGCAGCACTACTTATCACTGGCTGGTTCACTTATTTTCATCCCCTTGGTCATTGTACCTGCCATGGGTGGGACTGAT AAAGACACTGCCACGGTGATTTCCACGATGTTATTAGTGTCTGGCATTACTACAATACTGCACTTATACTTTGGTACCCGTCTTCCGTTGGTTCAAGGCAGTTCATTTGTGTATTTGGCCCCATTGTTGGTCATTGTGAACTCTGAGGAGATTCGAAATCTTACTGAACAT AAATTTAGGCACATCATGAGGGAACTTCAAGGGGCTATAATTATTGGTTCAATATTCCAAAGCTTCTTGGGGTTCAGTGGTTTGATGTCTCTTCTTGTAAG GTTGGTAAACCCGGTTGTGGTTGCACCAACAGTTGCTGCAGTGGGCTTGGCATTTTTCAGCTATGGTTTTCCTCAAGCTGGTAGTTGTGTGGAGATCAGTCTTCCCCAGATACTACTAGTCCTTATTTTTACCTTG GTTCCCCTGAGTGTTATTTTGATCTGGGCATACGCATTCTTCTTGACAGCCGGTGGAGCATATAATTACAAGGGCTGCAGTCCTGACATACCCAGTTCCAACATCCTAATTGATGCTTGCAGAAGGCATGCGTATACCATGAAGCATTGCAGGACTGATGTTTCAAATGCTTGGAGAACTGCTGCATGGGTCAGGGTCCCTTACCCTCTGCAATGGGGTATCCCCGTCTTCCGTTTAAGGACTTCATTGATGATGATCATGGTGTCACTGGTTGCATCAGTTGACTCG GTTGGAACTTATCACATTACATCTGTGCGAATTAATTCAAAGCCTCCTACTCTGGGTGTTGTCAGCAGAGGAGTTGGCATGGAAGGTTTCTGTAGTGCACTAGCTGGACTTTGGGGCACAGGGAGTGGGTCTACAACCTTGACTGAAAATGTGCACACCATCAACGTAACAAAAATAGCAAGCCGTAGGGCTGTGGAAATTGGAGcagttttcttaattttcttctcATTCATAG GGAAAGTGGGTGCCATCCTTGCTTCTATACCACAAGCCTTGGCTGCTGCCGTTCTGTGCTTCATATGGGCTCTGATTGTTGCACTTGGTCTCTCCAACCTGCATTATTGTCAAACAGGAAGCTTCAGAAACATGACAATAGTCGGTGTTTCACTCTTCCTTGGCTTATCCATCCCTGCATATTTTCAACAGTACCAGCCTGACTCCAGCTTGATACTGCCCAGCTATTTTGTTCCCTTTGCGACGGCTTCACATGGACCTTTCCACTCTGGCAGTGAACAA TTTGATTTTGCAGTAAACGGGCTTCTATCATTGAACATGGTGGTGACACTACTGGTGGCACTCTTGCTGGACAACACTGTCCCAGGAAGCCGGCAAGAAAGAGGCACGTATATATGGTCGGGTCCTGAAGACATGACAATGGATCCTTTGTCCCTTTCAGATTATCATCTGCCAGAGAAAGTTGCTCGGTTTTTCCATTGCCCAAAATGTTTAAGCTGA
- the LOC127803274 gene encoding protein SKIP34, translated as MCYGSERFPSKDEIAATRGRPPATDAAVVEDLRDRLAETEARLERARAREAELSRRLEEMKRFVSVMEIIENYLKRRFRERQENVVRLLSPVPRN; from the coding sequence ATGTGTTACGGTTCGGAACGATTTCCATCAAAAGATGAAATAGCGGCTACGCGAGGTAGGCCTCCGGCGACCGACGCTGCGGTGGTGGAAGATCTGAGGGACCGGTTGGCCGAGACGGAGGCGCGGCTGGAGCGGGCCCGCGCCCGAGAGGCCGAGCTCAGCCGCCGCCTCGAGGAGATGAAGCGCTTCGTCTCCGTCATGGAGATCATCGAGAACTACCTCAAGCGACGCTTTCGCGAGCGGCAAGAAAACGTCGTTCGTCTCTTGTCTCCGGTACCCAGAAACTAA
- the LOC127804699 gene encoding LOW QUALITY PROTEIN: protein ecdysoneless homolog (The sequence of the model RefSeq protein was modified relative to this genomic sequence to represent the inferred CDS: inserted 2 bases in 2 codons), giving the protein MAAIGDADPFASIFSQKNARPPDDTVFYSIFPDFSLLSHSSQSSNPTAPADLSSQLQSLHLQILNSLSPYTSDYIWQHEPFTLSLSAANAACLCDSRRTQSIPHLHGKLRFGDNLEDEWFVVFLLFEISRRLPHLSVRVWDTDGEFLLIEAAFHLPRWLNPDTSTNRVFVRRGELHIVDRDQFPATPTLQESLLYLMNSGDQSRASDSVQSAIENRIREYPERARGNMHRVRVRVPISVAQVLKHEPCLISLAVEGFYDRDIDSMKHAAKMERFLSKGSGEEIVRVSLSMSRAMYAQLAQQTFQAPKCYPMPPRSEGAVYVEAELGMKITCGLEMMYQSRRREGLEGKGNTWEAFRESLERSGFFEGLLPGSKEHRRLMENALEYYRKSSLFSRASEMMSAPVRRIDEILDLPYSVDDFVGQELPPSDDDSWLYNGEDELNAALREREREMELYNSKHKXKQKSKEQQDSGPFSGKNLDDSGLGDIAQSMQAFVHKMSSYKGAEVPEKRSLQAVDLDVDRFMKEVESVMGHHSWEDTGNDVDLEEGSSSDMHFDESDDEXDIESSEENEGGDTFMRSYSDALNEQLKNTTLDKSFVRAQEQSSKKDEGTSNATEDMDEEFTPVDVDVNLVKSFIDSFSSQQGLPGPASNLLGLMGLHLPEDPKKDK; this is encoded by the exons ATGGCAGCTATAGGAGACGCCGATCCATTCGCCTCCATCTTCTCTCAGAAGAACGCCAGGCCTCCCGACGACACCGTTTTCTACTCCATCTTCCCTGACTTCTCACTCCTCTCCCATTCCTCCCAATCCTCAAACCCTACGGCCCCCGCCGACCTCTCTTCGCAACTCCAATCCCTGCACCTCCAAATCCTCAACTCCCTCTCCCCCTACACCTCCGACTACATTTGGCAGCACGAGCCCTTCACTCTGTCTCTCTCCGCCGCCAACGCCGCCTGTCTCTGCGATTCCCGCCGCACCCAGAGCATCCCTCACCTCCACGGCAAGCTCCGGTTCGGCGACAACCTTGAAGACGAGTGGTTCGTCGTCTTCCTCCTCTTCGAAATTTCTCGGCGGCTCCCTCATCTCTCGGTCCGCGTCTGGGACACCGACGGCGAGTTCCTCCTCATTGAGGCCGCCTTTCACCTCCCCCGTTGGCTCAACCCCGACACATCCACCAACCGAGTCTTCGTTCGTCGGGGCGAGTTGCACATCGTTGACAGGGACCAATTCCCTGCGACCCCTACTCTGCAGGAGTCATTGTTATATCTGATGAATTCCGGAGACCAATCGAGAGCGTCTGATTCCGTTCAGTCTGCTATCGAAAATCGTATTCGGGAGTATCCAGAGCGAGCGCGGGGGAATATGCacagggttagggttagggttccGATATCAGTGGCGCAGGTGTTGAAGCACGAGCCGTGTTTGATTTCCTTGGCGGTGGAGGGATTCTACGACCGCGATATCGACTCCATGAAGCACGCGGCGAAGATGGAAAGGTTTTTGAGTAAAGGGAGTGGGGAAGAGATTGTTCGAGTGTCGTTGAGTATGTCGAGAGCCATGTATGCGCAGTTGGCACAGCAAACTTTTCAGGCGCCCAAGTGTTATCCCATGCCGCCTAGGAGTGAGGGGGCGGTTTACGTGGAGGCAGAATTAGGGATGAAGATTACGTGTGGGCTTGAAATGATGTATCAGTCGCGGAGGCGTGAGGGGTTGGAAGGGAAGGGGAATACATGGGAGGCGTTCAGGGAGAGTTTGGAGAGGAGTGGGTTCTTTGAGGGGTTACTTCCGGGTTCAAAGGAGCATCGTCGGCTGATGGAGAATGCGCTAGAGTATTACAGAAAAAGTTCTTTGTTTTCTAGAGCCAG TGAAATGATGAGTGCTCCGGTGAGACGAATAGATGAGATTCTTGATCTACCTTATTCAGTTGACGATTTTGTGGGTCAGGAGCTCCCTCCTTCAGATGATGATTCATGGCTCTACAATGGGGAGGATGAACTGAATGCGGccctcagagagagagagagggagatggaaCTTTATAATTCAAAACATA GAAAGCAGAAGTCAAAAGAGCAGCAGGACTCTGGACCCTTTTCTGGCAAAAACTTGGATGATTCTGGTCTTGGGGACATTGCACAATCCATGCAAGCATTCGTTCATAAGATGTCCAGCTATAAGGGAGCAGAGGTTCCTGAAAAGAG AAGCCTGCAAGCTGTGGACCTTGATGTGGACCGTTTTATGAAGGAGGTGGAATCAGTAATGGGACATCATAGCTGGGAAGACACTGGCAATGACGTGGATCTTGAGGAAGGGTCCTCATCTGACATGCATTTTG ATGAGTCTGATGATG GTGATATAGAGTCTTCTGAGGAAAATGAGGGAGGGGATACTTTCATGCGTTCCTATTCTGATGCCCTGAATGAGCAACTGAAGAATACCACACTTGACAAAAGTTTTGTTCGTGCGCAAGAACAGTCTTCAAAGAAGGACGAG GGGACATCAAATGCAACGGAAGACATGGATGAGGAGTTCACTCCAGTGGACGTGGATGTGAACCTTGTAAAGAGTTTTATTGATTCCTTTTCTTCTCAACAAGGGCTTCCTGGCCCTGCTTCCAATTTGCTAGGCCTAATGGGTCTGCACCTGCCAGAAGATCCTAAAAAAGACAAGTGA
- the LOC127803801 gene encoding nucleobase-ascorbate transporter 11 isoform X1, translated as MEGGSRSEAPERRNTQKGQKLGSVLPGLEPFVPRKGHDPKELRSWAKRTGFVSDLSGESHASVSQRAQKDNTGSSELDLEKGLEKHGSSSPKIEIDPVLGRTRHRGIEIEPVLGAGRGAGRNGNGGDLGIKDGRVRGENQRRNGAEFSLGARDEESRVGLNGNGVVNGAGQRAPAAEPMKDDRNVESEEGIDDAYQDGGEPGPGGWSPGMKLGLRDNPGVVPLMYYGLQHYLSLAGSLIFIPLVIVPAMGGTDKDTATVISTMLLVSGITTILHLYFGTRLPLVQGSSFVYLAPLLVIVNSEEIRNLTEHKFRHIMRELQGAIIIGSIFQSFLGFSGLMSLLVRLVNPVVVAPTVAAVGLAFFSYGFPQAGSCVEISLPQILLVLIFTLYLRGISVFGHRIFRIYAVPLSVILIWAYAFFLTAGGAYNYKGCSPDIPSSNILIDACRRHAYTMKHCRTDVSNAWRTAAWVRVPYPLQWGIPVFRLRTSLMMIMVSLVASVDSVGTYHITSVRINSKPPTLGVVSRGVGMEGFCSALAGLWGTGSGSTTLTENVHTINVTKIASRRAVEIGAVFLIFFSFIGKVGAILASIPQALAAAVLCFIWALIVALGLSNLHYCQTGSFRNMTIVGVSLFLGLSIPAYFQQYQPDSSLILPSYFVPFATASHGPFHSGSEQFDFAVNGLLSLNMVVTLLVALLLDNTVPGSRQERGTYIWSGPEDMTMDPLSLSDYHLPEKVARFFHCPKCLS; from the exons ATGGAAGGTGGGTCGAGATCAGAAGCCCCGGAGAGGAGGAATACACAAAAGGGTCAGAAGCTCGGTTCGGTGCTTCCGGGGCTAGAACCGTTTGTACCAAGAAAAGGCCACGATCCGAAGGAGCTGAGATCTTGGGCGAAGAGGACAGGATTTGTGTCTGATCTATCCGGAGAGAGCCATGCTAGTGTGAGCCAGAGGGCCCAGAAAGACAATACCGGGAGTTCTGAGCTTGATTTGGAGAAGGGTCTGGAGAAGCATGGGTCATCCTCGCCGAAGATCGAAATTGATCCAGTTCTGGGGCGGACCAGGCATAGGGGGATTGAAATTGAACCAGTTTTGGGGGCCGGGCGCGGGGCGGGCAGGAATGGGAATGGTGGGGATTTGGGGATTAAAGATGGGAGAGTGAGAGGTGAGAATCAGAGGAGAAATGGGGCCGAATTCAGTTTGGGGGCTAGAGATGAAGAGAGCAGGGTTGGCCTGAATGGGAATGGGGTTGTAAACGGGGCCGGACAGCGAGCTCCGGCTGCTGAGCCAATGAAGGATGACAGAAATGTGGAAAGCGAAGAGGGGATTGATGATGCGTACCAGGATGGTGGAGAGCCTGGTCCTGGAGGGTGGAGTCCTGGAATGAAGCTTGGGCTGAGAGACAATCCTGGAGTGG TACCACTTATGTATTACGGTTTGCAGCACTACTTATCACTGGCTGGTTCACTTATTTTCATCCCCTTGGTCATTGTACCTGCCATGGGTGGGACTGAT AAAGACACTGCCACGGTGATTTCCACGATGTTATTAGTGTCTGGCATTACTACAATACTGCACTTATACTTTGGTACCCGTCTTCCGTTGGTTCAAGGCAGTTCATTTGTGTATTTGGCCCCATTGTTGGTCATTGTGAACTCTGAGGAGATTCGAAATCTTACTGAACAT AAATTTAGGCACATCATGAGGGAACTTCAAGGGGCTATAATTATTGGTTCAATATTCCAAAGCTTCTTGGGGTTCAGTGGTTTGATGTCTCTTCTTGTAAG GTTGGTAAACCCGGTTGTGGTTGCACCAACAGTTGCTGCAGTGGGCTTGGCATTTTTCAGCTATGGTTTTCCTCAAGCTGGTAGTTGTGTGGAGATCAGTCTTCCCCAGATACTACTAGTCCTTATTTTTACCTTG TACCTCCGCGGGATATCTGTTTTTGGGCATCGAATATTCCGAATTTATGCG GTTCCCCTGAGTGTTATTTTGATCTGGGCATACGCATTCTTCTTGACAGCCGGTGGAGCATATAATTACAAGGGCTGCAGTCCTGACATACCCAGTTCCAACATCCTAATTGATGCTTGCAGAAGGCATGCGTATACCATGAAGCATTGCAGGACTGATGTTTCAAATGCTTGGAGAACTGCTGCATGGGTCAGGGTCCCTTACCCTCTGCAATGGGGTATCCCCGTCTTCCGTTTAAGGACTTCATTGATGATGATCATGGTGTCACTGGTTGCATCAGTTGACTCG GTTGGAACTTATCACATTACATCTGTGCGAATTAATTCAAAGCCTCCTACTCTGGGTGTTGTCAGCAGAGGAGTTGGCATGGAAGGTTTCTGTAGTGCACTAGCTGGACTTTGGGGCACAGGGAGTGGGTCTACAACCTTGACTGAAAATGTGCACACCATCAACGTAACAAAAATAGCAAGCCGTAGGGCTGTGGAAATTGGAGcagttttcttaattttcttctcATTCATAG GGAAAGTGGGTGCCATCCTTGCTTCTATACCACAAGCCTTGGCTGCTGCCGTTCTGTGCTTCATATGGGCTCTGATTGTTGCACTTGGTCTCTCCAACCTGCATTATTGTCAAACAGGAAGCTTCAGAAACATGACAATAGTCGGTGTTTCACTCTTCCTTGGCTTATCCATCCCTGCATATTTTCAACAGTACCAGCCTGACTCCAGCTTGATACTGCCCAGCTATTTTGTTCCCTTTGCGACGGCTTCACATGGACCTTTCCACTCTGGCAGTGAACAA TTTGATTTTGCAGTAAACGGGCTTCTATCATTGAACATGGTGGTGACACTACTGGTGGCACTCTTGCTGGACAACACTGTCCCAGGAAGCCGGCAAGAAAGAGGCACGTATATATGGTCGGGTCCTGAAGACATGACAATGGATCCTTTGTCCCTTTCAGATTATCATCTGCCAGAGAAAGTTGCTCGGTTTTTCCATTGCCCAAAATGTTTAAGCTGA